The Macadamia integrifolia cultivar HAES 741 unplaced genomic scaffold, SCU_Mint_v3 scaffold262, whole genome shotgun sequence sequence TGTTGATACCGATCCAAATCAGATTGGATTGATGTGGATcgattattttttgtttttacatttttaaaaaaagtatattttttttaaaggctttacccttgaaatgataGTTGAAATTGATTCGTATCAGTCCGGTATCGGTATCATTAATCAATGTGATCGATTCTTTATCAATTCTTGAAATCATGCTCTATACATAATAAGTTATCCAATTCACCCTTTTGGGTTGGcactaggggtgtaagtttggccgtAACAGCCTGAACCTGCCCTAGCTTGCCCTGTCTAACCCAATTATGAAGGTCAACCCAAtctagcccaacccaaccctgactaAAATTGGGTTGGGCCTGCTTTGAGATCTAGGCCCAGCTCGGTCGGGCCCAATCCACCCGACCCGATTTTAACTCTGATCTATTATTGTATTTGGTAATAACGCTCTCCTTCCCCTAGGCCCACATCATATGTTATACAAGcattacctttttttctttttctttttttccttttttttttttcttttttttgtaaaagtTTTACAAGCATTACACACGTTGTTTGTATGACTTcaacccacatcatgtgttataTAAGTCGTATACTCTCACTTTTTGAGCTAAGACGATCAAATGGTCAAActatttctctcatttcttttaCATAGGTTACATTTGTGTTTCCTatcatgtattgatatgaactttagatAATAGCAATCATGAAGAATTGAACTAAAAATTGGCCTGTCCAGTTTTTGAAAAATGTTGTGATGTCAGACAATTGAAAAGTCTATCTTATAACCTAATTGACAACCTTGCTTGCTGCAAACTTATGAATTAGGGGTGGACAAGAGCTGGCCATAGTCCTAACATCTCCCACCCCTAGTAAGTATATGTTTGATATCTATAACACTTTGtagggaaaaaaatacaaattgatCAGGGTCAACCATCCCAATCTAGATTAAATCTGAGCTTGAACCCATAAGATTGAATTGGACCTAGATCAAATTTTTGAGAGCTAAAATTGGGTTGGGGCTTTCACAAACCCATCATGTTTCACGAGTGGGTGCCAATAGCCACCATCCAACAATTaagggcaatttttttttttttgggtaaaaaattaAGGGCAACATTACTCGTCCTTGTCACATTTTTTCTCAAATCACCTTTCAAGTGAAGTACTGAGAAAAGACACCGGAAGATAATATGGAGTCTCCTCCAATCAATCTCTTCATTTTTAATCCCAAAGTTTGATAGAAATCAGGGCAAATCATAGGTGtttagcacagttggtgagcagtAGTGTGTAAAAAACTCATGCTCAACAATAAGTCTCAAGTTTAAATCGAACCTCCAAGCTGTTACTGACTTCCTCCCTAtctatgaaaacaaaaaaaaaaaaacagaaagtcCTACCGGAAAATGATGGGAGGTTGAGCGGAAGGTCTGTTGAGGTGGAAAAGATAGGGACCCGATTGCACTTCCCCGCCCCATATAACCAAATAGCTCCGCTAACCTATTGGCTAGAAAGTTTGAGACCTTTCCCAAATTGTAACAACTGACCCCAGACCTTTACAGCCTCCCAAACAGGTCCCTAATGATGCACGCAACCATACAAAGTCGGTTGTGCCAAATCAAACAGAATCATATGCAAGAATAATGACTCATTTGACATCTCAACCGCAGCCCTTGTTCTCCCCGCTCCTCCCACCGGCCACCGTCCACGGCCATCGCACTGCCTCCGCCACCCAAAAGAAATAGACAAACCGTCTCCCTTATATGTTTTTTCCGTTGGGtaacccagcccaaccccatCATAACATCGCAGGTTTTGGACTCAGATCAGGAAACTCAAGGCCTTCTGTATCTTATTGGAAATCTTGAATGTGGTAAAGTCTGGAGCTTTTAGAACTAATATCTAGAGATCCAGAGTATTCAGGTTGGGGTAAACAAGACCGACGCCTAGTTTGGCCTTCATCCAGACCCTGTCTAAGATACTGAGCTTAAAAAATGTTCAGTGTTCACAATCACTTGTCCAGTGTAGATTGATAAAATCCTGTGCGATCAATGCCcagatttttcttttggcaGCAGATCAATACCCAGAAAGAGAAGAACTGATCCATATTAAATACTAATATATCTGCTAGTCCCAAAATGTAAAACTGGGGAAGAAGTTGAAATTTCTAACATAACAGAACAAGATCCTCACCATAATATAACGAAAATTTCATGGTTACAACTAAtgattagtttcaattttcaatcacagagaaaaaataataattttttgatgATATCCCAccagaaaagaaatcaaaaaacACACAGAGACACAAAAATATCAAATCTTTGAATTTTTCATGAATATTTCTTCACATCTATTCTCTGCAACTGTTTCTAACATTCTATATGTGAGATTTTGGGTTATTCATATGTACGCCACGCACCATTATCAACAGGGAATGAATATTTTGAGAACTTCTGAAAGGGTAAAAACAGGGGCTTCGACTCCTGACTGTACTGGTCCTCAGATCTCACCACCAGCCGGTGCCATTGTATACTAAATCTGTGATTCAATATAGaatgagggaaaaagaaagttttaAAAACTGAAAACCCTTTAAACCTAAAGACCCAAAGTATAGGTATCACTTTTCATCGTTCTTTCTTCTGGTAACACGAATGTAGCAGAAAATTGCAGCGAATGTGATGGTTGCAAGGCCTCCAATGATGACACCTCCACCGGCGATGGAATCATTCGAGGAATGATGCTTCCCGAGCCTCCTGATATCTGGGGCTTCCGCCTGTTCCGATCCTTGTTCATTTCCTTGTTCCATTGAAGCAGGAGCAGGTGGTTCTGAGATTTCACTAGTAACCATGGATGGCTTCTTCAGTTCTGTAGGTTGTTGCTCTAGAGACATCACCTGCATTACGAACACATCCGCCATAGCTAAAATCAAGCAGAGAAGAAACAATCGAGCCATCATCAGGAAGTTGTTATGACATAAAACAGGGAATTTGGGTACAAGGATTATATTCTTGGATGCTACTCCGACAAGAACAGAAGGCTTGATTGAAAATCCTAGTGATTTAGATCCCTCAAAGCAGGAACCGAGGACTGAGGAGAGGCAAGCGTGGGCGTTACTTGTATTTAAAGGCAGGGGAGTTGGGGTGGGGAGGTGTTTTATGGGGTAAAGCCGCTGTGGAGACACGCTAGAGAGAGATCACAAGATGACAAAGTATACAACTGGACTTCCATCTGCACATTGGAGCGAGGGAAAGTATTAGGGTATCTCAAATAATAGTATAATACTGAATGCTTCTAGAAAGGTAAGTGGATCAAATATATGTGGTCGGGATCATGGTTTAAGATATCGGATTCGGTCTTGGTATCAGACAGTGAAACCGATTCCGATTGGCTTGAATCGGATGTAAATACCTTCAGGTGTcataaaaaatagatttttaccTTATTACCCTTTGTTGGTCCTGATCCAACGATATCGTATTGGCCAAGAATTGGGATTGGAAAATATCGATACTAATGTGATCAATTCAGGTCATTCTGATCTGATTTGATTCCTCAGATTATGTATCGGATCCATATATTCTCTCACTAGATACATATGCGAATAGAGTTTAGATTAATTTTAACTATTCATTTATATTCGTAACTTGTGTAATATGGACACTCCTCCCCACGAATAAGACAATTTGTTATTAATCCATATTTCTTAGTTGTCTTAGTTTCAAAAAATTCTCTAAAACTTGTTGAATCTTGGAAAAACCGCAACATCATTAGTTACTTGAATTCATATCAAGATACCTCTGACTATCCAAATAATTTGATCATAATACCCTTAAACTGATGTGAATGCAGATCGAATTCGAATTTTTAATTATCCCTAAATGCTTCACATTCTCGTATAAATAGTGGGCCCATGATTTTAGTGCACGGTATCAAAATGGGTATCAGACCTATAGGCCATCTCAAATATCGATATGATACTAAAATGGATCGATATTGGATTGCCGGTATCGAATAGAAATACCCCTAATTTTCCTTCAAAACAGATTTCATGACTTTTTTTATCCCTGATTCATATTGTTAACTAATATGGTATCGATCAAGCGTTGGGATTTGAGACAAGTCAAACCGTTTCGAacataccgatacttaaaacgcAGGGTGGGCGACATCTCAAGAACAAAGGATTGGATGGTTTTGAGTAGAAAAGGAGGATTGCCTTGGTGGCAGTAACACGGTAACAGTAACaaacttctttctttctatctaTGGCCTCCTGACCCCTCTCTTGAATGAGAGTATTAAGGTCTTTACAGGATTTGGAAAAAGATTGGACGCGGAACGCGGTTGGAGACATTACGAATACAGTAATACAACATTGGAGAGTAGTAATTTACAGCTGGGCAACGGTACGTTTGGTTGCAACTGGCAACTTTCAATGATGTCATTTATTATTGtttctctttatttcatttcttctactTTTAATTGTAGAAAGACTTGCCACCAAAGTCGAGGAAGTATGAAGTGTGACTACACCTACTACCAAACAGTTAATAAATAGGATAACTCTGCCAATGACCGAGTGAACTTGACCCACTACTAATTGAATCCTTgacttctacccaaaaaaaaaagaaaagaaaaattgaatccTTAACTCTGCTCTGTTGATTATTAACAGTACAAGAGGCCCTGCAATGGAATAGTTTACTACTTAAATGATATCAGTGGCCCTGCTGGATCGTTTTGGCTTTCTGATGTACTATGGGaccacacacaaagagaggtttttttttattttattttatagatcGAAATGGGATCTGCAATATcttaaagggggaaaaaaaaaaaccctaaaggtTGTGTATCCTCAATGTCTAGGCATAGTGGGGTTGTTTAAAGTGCATTTCATTCCTCATAAAAGATGGGAATTTCATCCTTGTTAAATACTTTTATTGATGTTTCCATTGGCCCAAGTGTTGAGTAGGGGCTATGCTGCCATTTATGGAACCTTCGCCCTATACTAAAATATATGTGTTActctttttttgaaaaaaaaaataattttttctttgtattgACCTACCTTAATTATATCGATTTTTTCTAcgtatatttcttttcttcttatagAATACATAAGATATGATTTTTCAATATTcttatggtatcagagcgtttTTACTTCCACTCCTTGTGAGATCCATGAGTACATCTACTACCCATAATTGTCCTTACCTTGTTTTCCAGAACTACACTAGTTTGATGCTACAGAGTTTGCGCTTAACCGCAAGTTCCGACTCTTCTACGTTCAATCGTTGCTCTCTTCTTGATTCCTTCATCTTTTGAGATTGTGATATTTGATTAACCATGACCACTTGATTTGTAATAGATTCAACATCTGCAGCAAAGCCTGAAATAGAATTCTACAATTAATTCTCACCATCAAAACAGACACACCCGCAAGAGCCCTCAATAAACCTCTCCTCCCTCTTAGAATCCACTCCTTACTCCTCCCCAACCCACACCTAGTTGCTCCCTACCTTTTCTCCCAACCCTCATGACTCACACTACCCTATACAGGCATGGCATAAGAAATTTAGTTATTTCACTATTGGGTTTTTCTCAAGCTCACATAATTATGCCATCTTTACTCAACAAATGAATTGTGACATTATtttgttactatttttttttttttgaaatattttgtttcttttatatgTAGATAATATGATTATTTTGTGATGATCATTAGGGAATTCAAAATCTTACCACCTTTTTTCATCATCattttgagatgaaagatcttGACCGTTAATGATATTTCTTGGATATTGAAGTCAATGCGACTTCTGttagttataattttttatcaAGCTATAAGTATGTCTCTGGTTTTCCCTCTAAGGCTAGACTTTCTGGCAGCAGGATAACTATCTATCTACTTGAAGTCAATGACAAGTTTCGTCCCACTAATGGAGAACCTCTTTCATATCCAGAACTTTATCGAACTTTGGTAGGGAGTTTAGTTTATCTCACAGGTATTCGCCCTAATATTACTTATATTATACATGTAGTTAGTTAATTCATGGATGCTCCTCAATTTGTGCATTATGTTGTTGTACTTTGCATTCTTCGAAATTTATAAGGGTATATAATTTAAAAGATTACTTTTTCTACCTCTACATCTCTAGAACTTTGGGTATATTGTGCTATTGATTAGGCCAGTGATGTTACTGACTTGTGAATTGACTACGGATTTTTGTCTATTTTATGGTGATTCAC is a genomic window containing:
- the LOC122066880 gene encoding uncharacterized protein LOC122066880; protein product: MMARLFLLCLILAMADVFVMQVMSLEQQPTELKKPSMVTSEISEPPAPASMEQGNEQGSEQAEAPDIRRLGKHHSSNDSIAGGGVIIGGLATITFAAIFCYIRVTRRKNDEK